One genomic region from Thalassomonas viridans encodes:
- a CDS encoding type I polyketide synthase, which translates to MDKLNDVPGIAVIGMSGEFPGAKNVEQYWQNICNKVDSVELLTEQELLDLGASPEIIKEKNFVPVSNRLEDVELFDADFFGFVGKEASIMDPQQRRLLEQSHLALEDAGYCPQKTRQQIGIYAGVGFSSYLLNNLLNNKSEIASVKAMQLMIANDKDYASTRVAYKLGLTGPSVNMGTACSTSLVAIHLACRALLGYETDIALAGAVKVDLIANLGQLHQSGGIFSSDGRTRTFDARADGTTFGDGAGMVVLKRLEEAIEDGDHIYAVIKGSAINNDGSDKIGYTAPSIASQAEVISIAQEVADVSPQSIQYVEAHGTATPLGDPIEIAALTRAFREKTDEKQYCAIGSSKSNIGHLDSASGMAGLIKTVKAIEHAQLPPSLYYETPNPEIDFENSPFFVNTELQPWPGLPRRAGVSAFGVGGTNAHLVLEQAPPAPARRRVREAVTLHLSAKNKVALEQNCLRLGEYLARAGEPDLGDVAYTLRYGRGDYSHRYSITCENHQEAIAALTAFNEKKISEVDPDKASPVYFMFSGQGTQHLQMAADLYAQEPLFTSLIDRCADLLQPELELDIREVLYGGGGDSSRREAMLNETRLAQPVIFAIEYALAKLWMSWGIQPKAMIGHSLGEYTAACLAGVFSLEDALKLVAFRGAVMQAQTPGDMVAVALDEEALQEVLLAGVSIAAVNGQNQCVISGPAGLIREQVALLENRQLRCSTLNTSHAFHSQMMQPASEALSQLLADMTLNAPAMRYVSNVTGKWITRKLACDPQYYIEHMLKPVRFYDGIALMAKLPGSVMLEIGPGHTLTKLARRALGSSARVVPSLNEAGSGQGSANSVAAALGLLWSYGVPLDWDSYYQHESLGRVPLPGYAFQKKKYWIEPLEQSPPSVEPAAPGKKEQPKDWFYTPSWQQSLLPPGGGKNLPGHVLILAREDQAWQALAEAMPDAIVVTLGESFRQLSPSHYSIRGTEQASYQRLFEALASSRLYPAGVINLCPLQSGAVREYDAAQFALDRVNYYDSLLLLADGLSRHLNGKVKVLTFTRGNCDVLGALDAVAPCAAMPVALATVINQEMPGLACRVLDIGDLVPGSDAFTRVVADEFACENSPVHLAYRAGQRWLQTYQAYDPQLSETLPPVHRDGVYVITGGLGNVGYALAQHLARQCAPAICFVARSPLPPRSRWPQLLAEQSQPEAVLAKIRKVMALQALGARVSVYATDVSEFEALNRTFEQIRSEYGAINGVIHGAGHYAFATIDQITANDADLSFAPKVQGLMNLAEVTRDLELDFAILLSSVSSMLGGLGYAAYASANAFMDGYCRYLRASGRNQWLTVNWDAWQSEQQGEGEGSTLMKTAIAHDEGEQAFDLVLRNCLHRQLVVSTTDLNVRMAHWSTPKAAEKTSVQALEQSVAQGLSELEKKLLLIWHTVFGMSDFGIDDNFFELGGDSLLGMSLVTEIQKAFGVSIYIRAIFEAPSVGELAGYFEKHYPEEVAKLCGETLAPDTGHQPLTWQEYRDLSREATSALQFDLPHRKVPGTVVFVLSPPRSGSTLLRVMLAGNSALCAPPELELLCFNTLSDRDRAYGEVAKYRNNGLLSLIENAYACDEAQSQEIMEKWRQGDAICGVYADIQERLQGRFLVDKSPVYSHSLEVLRRAEQMFENAVYINLQRHPGGMINSYRNARLDLLTDNLDLPPLKLGELQWNMASRAIGEFLTQIPAERQFTLQFEALLQQPEQMMRRLCGFLGIDYDPGMLTPYADQGKRMTKEGMQVGDPNFHLHKGIDASVGEKWQNELDCNQLADFTLALAREQGYVFAQAEAASPGDGSDKYLQMDSESLDELDDSELDSLLKELGQA; encoded by the coding sequence ATGGATAAGTTAAATGATGTCCCCGGCATCGCGGTGATCGGCATGTCGGGGGAATTTCCCGGTGCCAAAAATGTTGAACAATATTGGCAGAATATCTGTAATAAAGTGGATTCGGTGGAACTGCTCACCGAACAGGAGTTGCTGGATTTAGGGGCATCCCCCGAGATCATTAAAGAGAAAAACTTTGTGCCCGTGAGCAACCGGCTTGAAGATGTCGAATTGTTCGATGCCGACTTTTTTGGCTTTGTGGGCAAAGAAGCCAGTATTATGGATCCGCAGCAAAGGCGCCTGCTGGAGCAGTCACACCTGGCGCTGGAAGATGCCGGTTATTGTCCGCAAAAGACCCGACAACAGATAGGGATTTATGCCGGTGTCGGTTTTAGCTCTTACCTGCTGAATAATCTGCTTAATAACAAGTCCGAGATAGCCTCGGTAAAAGCGATGCAGCTGATGATTGCCAACGACAAGGATTATGCCTCAACCCGGGTCGCCTACAAGCTGGGCCTGACCGGACCGAGCGTCAATATGGGCACCGCGTGTTCGACATCCCTGGTGGCGATTCACCTTGCCTGCCGCGCCCTGCTCGGTTATGAAACCGATATCGCCCTGGCGGGGGCGGTCAAAGTCGATTTGATCGCCAATCTTGGCCAGCTTCACCAGTCCGGCGGTATTTTTTCTTCCGACGGCAGGACCCGCACCTTTGACGCCAGGGCCGACGGCACCACCTTCGGTGACGGCGCCGGTATGGTGGTGTTGAAGCGGCTGGAAGAAGCCATAGAGGACGGGGATCATATCTATGCGGTGATCAAAGGCTCGGCAATCAACAATGACGGCTCAGATAAAATCGGTTACACCGCCCCGAGCATAGCCAGCCAGGCGGAAGTGATCAGTATTGCCCAGGAAGTGGCGGATGTCAGCCCGCAGAGTATCCAGTATGTGGAGGCCCACGGCACAGCCACGCCTTTGGGGGATCCCATAGAGATTGCCGCCCTGACGCGGGCGTTCAGGGAAAAAACCGATGAAAAACAATATTGCGCCATAGGTTCATCCAAGTCGAATATCGGTCATCTGGACAGTGCTTCCGGAATGGCCGGTTTGATCAAAACCGTGAAGGCGATTGAGCACGCCCAGCTGCCGCCTTCCCTGTATTACGAGACGCCGAATCCGGAAATTGACTTTGAAAACAGCCCGTTTTTTGTCAACACCGAGTTACAGCCCTGGCCCGGGCTGCCAAGACGCGCCGGAGTCAGTGCTTTCGGGGTCGGCGGGACCAATGCCCACCTTGTTTTGGAGCAGGCTCCCCCGGCGCCTGCCCGCCGGCGCGTGCGCGAGGCGGTGACCCTACACCTGAGCGCGAAAAATAAAGTCGCCCTTGAGCAGAATTGCCTCCGGCTGGGGGAATACCTGGCACGGGCCGGTGAACCGGATCTGGGGGATGTTGCCTATACCTTACGTTACGGCCGGGGGGACTATAGTCACAGATACAGCATCACCTGTGAAAACCACCAAGAAGCCATAGCCGCCTTAACCGCCTTTAACGAGAAAAAAATTTCTGAGGTGGATCCGGACAAAGCCAGTCCCGTGTATTTCATGTTTAGCGGACAAGGTACCCAGCATTTACAGATGGCGGCGGATCTTTATGCCCAGGAGCCCCTGTTTACTTCCCTGATTGACCGCTGTGCCGATTTGCTGCAACCCGAGCTGGAGCTGGATATCCGTGAGGTCCTTTATGGCGGGGGCGGGGACAGCAGCCGCCGGGAGGCTATGTTGAACGAAACCAGGCTGGCGCAGCCGGTGATTTTTGCCATCGAATATGCCCTGGCAAAACTGTGGATGTCCTGGGGCATTCAGCCCAAAGCCATGATAGGACATAGCCTGGGGGAATACACGGCTGCCTGCCTTGCCGGGGTGTTTTCCCTTGAAGATGCCCTGAAGCTGGTTGCTTTCAGGGGGGCCGTGATGCAGGCGCAAACCCCGGGGGATATGGTGGCGGTTGCCCTCGACGAAGAGGCGCTGCAGGAGGTGTTGCTTGCCGGGGTAAGCATAGCGGCGGTCAACGGACAAAACCAGTGTGTGATCAGCGGTCCTGCCGGGCTGATCCGGGAGCAGGTGGCGTTACTGGAAAACCGGCAACTCCGGTGTTCAACATTAAATACCTCCCATGCCTTCCATAGCCAGATGATGCAGCCCGCCAGCGAAGCCTTGTCGCAGCTGCTGGCTGATATGACCTTAAATGCCCCGGCCATGCGTTATGTGTCTAATGTCACGGGCAAATGGATCACCCGCAAGCTGGCATGCGACCCGCAGTATTATATCGAGCATATGTTAAAGCCGGTGCGTTTTTATGACGGTATTGCCCTGATGGCGAAATTGCCCGGGTCCGTGATGCTGGAAATAGGTCCGGGGCACACCTTAACTAAGCTGGCCAGGCGCGCTTTGGGCAGCAGCGCCCGTGTGGTGCCCTCCCTCAACGAAGCCGGCAGCGGGCAGGGCTCTGCCAACAGCGTAGCGGCGGCGCTCGGTTTATTATGGAGTTACGGCGTCCCCCTTGACTGGGACAGTTACTATCAGCATGAATCCCTCGGGCGGGTGCCTTTACCCGGTTATGCCTTTCAAAAGAAAAAATACTGGATTGAGCCGCTTGAGCAGAGTCCGCCAAGCGTTGAACCGGCGGCGCCGGGCAAGAAAGAGCAGCCCAAAGACTGGTTTTATACCCCGTCCTGGCAGCAAAGCCTGTTGCCCCCGGGCGGCGGAAAAAACCTTCCCGGCCATGTCCTGATCCTGGCCCGCGAGGACCAGGCATGGCAGGCCCTGGCCGAGGCGATGCCGGATGCGATTGTCGTGACCTTAGGGGAGAGTTTCCGGCAGCTGTCGCCTTCTCATTACAGTATCAGGGGCACGGAGCAGGCAAGTTATCAGCGCCTGTTCGAGGCCCTGGCTTCCTCCCGGCTGTATCCCGCAGGCGTCATTAATTTATGCCCGCTGCAATCCGGGGCGGTGCGGGAGTATGATGCGGCGCAGTTTGCCCTTGACCGTGTCAACTATTATGACAGTTTGCTGTTATTGGCGGACGGCCTCAGCCGCCACCTTAACGGCAAAGTTAAGGTATTAACCTTTACCCGGGGCAACTGTGACGTGCTCGGCGCTTTGGATGCCGTGGCCCCCTGTGCCGCCATGCCGGTGGCGCTGGCAACCGTGATCAACCAGGAAATGCCGGGGCTGGCGTGCCGCGTCCTGGATATCGGCGACCTGGTCCCCGGCAGCGACGCCTTTACCCGGGTGGTTGCCGACGAATTTGCCTGTGAAAACAGCCCGGTGCACCTGGCCTACCGGGCCGGGCAACGCTGGCTGCAAACCTACCAGGCCTATGATCCCCAGCTGAGTGAAACCCTGCCGCCGGTTCACCGGGACGGCGTGTATGTGATCACCGGCGGCCTGGGGAATGTCGGTTATGCCCTGGCGCAACATTTAGCCAGGCAGTGCGCCCCGGCAATCTGTTTTGTTGCCCGATCTCCTTTGCCCCCCAGATCCCGGTGGCCGCAGCTGCTGGCGGAGCAAAGCCAGCCGGAAGCCGTGCTGGCAAAAATCCGTAAGGTCATGGCCCTGCAGGCGCTTGGCGCCAGGGTGTCGGTTTATGCCACGGATGTCAGTGAATTCGAGGCCCTCAACCGGACCTTTGAGCAAATCCGCAGTGAATACGGCGCCATCAACGGCGTGATCCACGGGGCCGGGCATTACGCCTTTGCCACCATAGACCAGATCACGGCGAATGACGCCGATTTGAGTTTTGCCCCTAAGGTGCAGGGCCTGATGAATCTGGCTGAAGTGACCCGGGATCTGGAACTGGATTTTGCCATTTTGCTGTCATCGGTTTCTTCCATGCTCGGCGGCCTGGGGTATGCGGCCTATGCCAGCGCCAACGCCTTTATGGACGGCTACTGCCGCTATCTGCGCGCCAGCGGGCGAAACCAGTGGCTGACGGTTAACTGGGACGCGTGGCAGTCGGAGCAGCAGGGAGAGGGAGAAGGCTCCACCCTGATGAAAACGGCGATAGCCCATGACGAAGGGGAGCAGGCGTTCGATCTGGTCCTGCGCAATTGCCTGCATAGGCAACTGGTTGTTTCCACAACCGATCTTAATGTCCGCATGGCCCACTGGAGTACGCCTAAGGCGGCGGAAAAGACGAGCGTGCAGGCGCTGGAGCAAAGCGTTGCCCAGGGGCTGAGCGAGCTTGAAAAGAAATTACTGCTGATCTGGCATACGGTTTTTGGTATGTCCGATTTCGGCATAGATGATAATTTCTTTGAACTGGGGGGAGATTCCCTGCTGGGTATGTCCCTGGTGACAGAGATCCAAAAAGCATTCGGCGTCAGTATCTATATTCGCGCCATTTTTGAAGCGCCGAGTGTCGGCGAGCTGGCGGGATATTTTGAAAAACATTATCCGGAAGAAGTGGCGAAATTGTGTGGTGAAACCCTGGCGCCGGATACCGGACACCAGCCCCTCACCTGGCAGGAATACCGGGATTTGAGCCGGGAGGCGACCTCGGCGCTGCAGTTCGACCTGCCGCACCGTAAGGTCCCAGGCACAGTTGTGTTTGTACTTAGCCCGCCCCGCTCCGGTTCAACCCTGCTGCGGGTCATGCTGGCCGGTAACAGCGCCCTGTGCGCACCGCCTGAGCTTGAGTTATTGTGTTTCAATACCCTCAGCGACCGTGACCGGGCTTATGGTGAAGTGGCTAAATACCGCAATAACGGTTTATTGAGCCTGATCGAAAACGCCTATGCCTGCGATGAAGCGCAAAGCCAGGAGATCATGGAAAAATGGCGCCAGGGGGATGCCATATGCGGCGTATATGCCGATATACAAGAGCGGTTGCAGGGACGGTTCCTGGTGGATAAATCACCGGTTTATTCCCACAGCCTTGAAGTATTGCGACGGGCGGAACAAATGTTTGAAAATGCCGTGTATATCAATTTGCAGCGGCACCCGGGAGGTATGATCAATTCCTACCGCAATGCCCGTCTGGACCTGCTCACGGATAACCTGGATTTGCCGCCGTTAAAACTGGGAGAGCTGCAATGGAACATGGCCAGCCGAGCTATCGGCGAGTTTTTAACCCAGATCCCCGCAGAGCGCCAGTTCACTTTGCAATTTGAAGCCTTGCTGCAACAGCCGGAGCAGATGATGCGCCGGTTGTGCGGATTTTTAGGCATTGATTATGATCCCGGGATGCTGACCCCCTATGCCGATCAGGGCAAACGCATGACCAAAGAGGGCATGCAGGTGGGGGATCCGAATTTTCACCTGCACAAGGGCATTGACGCCTCGGTGGGGGAAAAATGGCAAAATGAGCTGGACTGTAACCAACTGGCCGATTTTACCCTGGCACTGGCCCGGGAACAGGGTTACGTCTTTGCACAGGCGGAAGCGGCAAGTCCCGGTGACGGCAGTGACAAGTATTTGCAAATGGACAGTGAATCGCTGGACGAACTGGACGACAGTGAGCTCGACTCGCTGTTAAAGGAACTGGGCCAGGCCTGA